The Ananas comosus cultivar F153 unplaced genomic scaffold, ASM154086v1, whole genome shotgun sequence genome includes a window with the following:
- the LOC109705912 gene encoding protein NRT1/ PTR FAMILY 5.10-like, translating to MLTLSSTLPFLRPPKCMDSANSSTCQPSLFQVAFFYVSLYLIAFAQGGDKPCGLAFGADQFDQNDPKESVSRSSFFNWWYFVMSMGMTVAVAVLSYVQDNIGWGVGFGIPGVIMSFALIIFLLGTKMYRFYVVDKESPFARIGKTFVSLARNWKASLLQPREDIERQQDKFLTREDECEQSRIEEAKRVLRLFPIWATSLVYAVAFAQLATFFTKQGRTLDRSITSSIQVPPAALQSFGSLTIMAFVPIYDRILVPLAQKFSKLHSGITMLQRVGIGMTISFISMIVAALVEMKRLKTAQDFGLIDEPKATIPMSFWWLVPQYMLIGLADVFIVVGLQEFFYDQVPDGLRSLGLALYTSIMGIGSFISSALISVIDEMTSKNGDSWFSNNLNRAHLDYFYLLLAGLGLLELCLFLYFTRNYNYKKKIPLIGVVDYRGRPVRRSSSGRWTAALFVMGLEFAVRFAYYGVSSNLITYLTGPLGQSNAAAAAAVNAWSGAASMLPLLGAFVADSFLGRYRTIVLAALLYTAVRNNSF from the exons ATGTTGACTCTCTCATCCACACTCCCATTTCTCCGCCCTCCGAAATGTATGGACTCCGCGAATTCTTCGACATGCCAACCTTCGCTTTTTCAAGTGGCCTTCTTCTATGTATCTCTCTATCTCATAGCCTTTGCTCAAGGCGGCGACAAGCCTTGTGGCCTAGCATTTGGAGCCGACCAGTTCGACCAAAATGACCCAAAGGAGAGCGTCTCGCGGAGCTCcttctttaactggtggtactTTGTCATGTCCATGGGCATGACCGTTGCGGTTGCCGTACTAAGTTATGTTCAGGATAACATCGGTTGGGGCGTCGGCTTTGGAATCCCTGGTGTTATTATGTCCTTCGCTCTTATCATCTTCTTGCTCGGGACGAAGATGTATAGATTTTATGTAGTGGACAAGGAAAGCCCCTTTGCCCGAATAGGCAAGACGTTCGTGTCATTGGCGAGGAATTGGAAAGCGAGCCTTCTTCAACCGAGAGAAGATATAGAAAGACAACAAGACAA atttttgactAGGGAAGATGAATGTGAACAAAGTCGCATAGAAGAAGCCAAGAGAGTCCTCCGATTGTTCCCGATATGGGCGACAAGCTTAGTATATGCCGTCGCCTTCGCTCAATTGGCCACCTTCTTCACTAAGCAAGGAAGGACTTTAGATAGAAGCATCACTTCAAGCATACAAGTTCCACCCGCGGCTCTACAAAGCTTCGGAAGTCTAACTATCATGGCCTTCGTCCCCATATACGATCGAATCCTCGTGCCCTTAGCTCAGAAGTTTTCGAAGCTACATTCGGGCATCACCATGCTTCAAAGAGTCGGCATTGGAATGACCATATCCTTTATCTCAATGATAGTAGCAGCTCTAGTGGAAATGAAGAGGCTTAAGACGGCTCAAGATTTCGGCTTGATCGACGAGCCAAAAGCCACTATTCCAATGAGCTTTTGGTGGTTGGTTCCTCAATACATGCTCATTGGGCTCGCCGATGTGTTTATTGTTGTAGGATTGCAGGAGTTCTTCTACGATCAGGTCCCCGACGGTTTAAGAAGCCTCGGGCTCGCTCTCTACACGAGTATAATGGGGATCGGTAGTTTTATTAGTAGTGCTCTCATTTCCGTGATCGATGAAATGACAAGCAAGAACGGTGATAGTTGGTTCTCGAATAACTTAAACCGAGCGCATCTCGATTACTTCTATTTGCTTCTCGCAGGTCTCGGTCTTTTAGAATTATGCTTATTCTTGTACTTTACGCGCAATTATAACTATAAGAAGAAGATT CCGTTGATCGGCGTCGTCGACTACCGCGGCCGCCCCGTCCGCCGCTCCTCCTCCGGCCGCTGGACCGCCGCGCTCTTCGTCATGG GGCTCGAGTTCGCGGTGCGGTTCGCGTACTACGGCGTGTCGTCGAACCTGATCACGTACCTGACGGGGCCGCTGGGGCAGTCgaatgccgccgccgccgccgccgtgaaCGCGTGGTCGGGCGCCGCGTCCATGCTGCCGCTGCTCGGCGCCTTCGTCGCCGACTCCTTCCTCGGCCGCTACCGCACCATCGTCCTCGCCGCCCTCCTCTACACGGCGGTCCGTAACAattctttctaa